CGAGGAGGCGCTGTCGCGTCCGTACCGCTTCGAGATCGAGCTCGCCTCGCTCAACGGCTCGCTCGACCTCGACGCGCTCCTCGCGGCGCCGGCCAAGCTGACGATCGTCGGCGGCACGGCGGCCGGCGGGCGCGCGTCGCGGCGGATCGAGATCCACGGCGCCTTGGCCGAGGTGGAACAGCTCGACGACGGGCCGCGCTGGTCGAACTACCGCGTCGCGCTCGCGCCGCGCCTCGCCGCGTTCGCGCTCGGCCAGGCCTCGCGCGTGTTCCAGGACCTGCCGTACCCGCGGATCATCGCCGAGACGCTGAAGAACCGCGGCCTAACCGAAGGGCAGGACTTCGAGTTCCGCCTTTCGGGGCAGCACCCGGACCGCGAGTACGTCGTCCAGTACCAGGAGAGCGACCTCGACTTCCTTTCCCGCCTCGCCGAGCACGAGGGGATCTACTACTTCTTCGAGCAAGGCGACCGCGGCGAGAAGATCGTCTTCGCCGACAACGCCGGCGCGCCGCAACCGCTGCCGGACGGCGGAAAGGTGCGCTACCGCGCCAGCGCGGGGATGGCCGACTTCAGCGCCGCCGCGGCGGGCGGCGACGCGCAGCACGAGGAGGTCGTGACGAGCCTCGTCGGCAAGCGGACCGCCGCGCCGGAGAAGGTCGTCCTCAAGGACTACAACTACCGCAAGCCGAGCGTCGAGCTGAAGGCCGAGGCCTCGGCCGACGACAAGGGCCGCGGCACGCTCTACGAGTACGGCGAGCACTTCAAGGACGGCGCGGAAGGGAAGGCGCTGGCGCAGGTGCGGGCGGAAGAGGTCCGCTGCCGCGCCCGCGGCTTCTTCGGCCGCGGCGACGTCCGCGCGCTGACGGCGGGGGCGACGTTCACGCTCGAGGACCACCCGCGCCGGGACTGGAACGCCTCCTTCCTCGTCGTCGCCGTGGAGCACCGCGCCGCGCAGTCGCTCGACGTCGGGCCGGCCAAGCGGGACGACGAGCCGGACTACGCCAACACGTTCGAGGCGATTCCGGCCGACGTCGTCTTCCGCCCCGCGCGCACGACCGCCTGGCCGCGGATCGCCGGGCCGATCAACGCCGTGGTGGACGCCTCGGGAGGCGGCGAGTACGCGGAGATCGACGAGCACGGCCGCTACCGCGTGCAGCTTCCGTTCGACCTCTCCGGCAAGGGGG
This genomic window from bacterium contains:
- the vgrG gene encoding type VI secretion system tip protein VgrG — translated: MSAMLADKRFLHFHTDALADDTLLVARVAGEEALSRPYRFEIELASLNGSLDLDALLAAPAKLTIVGGTAAGGRASRRIEIHGALAEVEQLDDGPRWSNYRVALAPRLAAFALGQASRVFQDLPYPRIIAETLKNRGLTEGQDFEFRLSGQHPDREYVVQYQESDLDFLSRLAEHEGIYYFFEQGDRGEKIVFADNAGAPQPLPDGGKVRYRASAGMADFSAAAAGGDAQHEEVVTSLVGKRTAAPEKVVLKDYNYRKPSVELKAEASADDKGRGTLYEYGEHFKDGAEGKALAQVRAEEVRCRARGFFGRGDVRALTAGATFTLEDHPRRDWNASFLVVAVEHRAAQSLDVGPAKRDDEPDYANTFEAIPADVVFRPARTTAWPRIAGPINAVVDASGGGEYAEIDEHGRYRVQLPFDLSGKGGGKASRPLRMSQPYAGADMGMHFPLHKGTEVLVAHIDGDPDRPLIAAAVPNPETASPVTSQNQTQCAVRTGGGNFFVIEDTKGSQQIALSSPHAGTSLTMGANDGSKEGVALATGANLHEKIGGDENKQVDGSVAHLVNGNQSLVVAGNLDEKVSGTKSATTIGTSNETTIGAKFEKNMSAKQEVTLGVNSCVSGGLKSEMGLAGGLSVMASKMLKFTMGNDVEINPSKKKESAKQQEAIGKHIAVIGEATENVGKSKLMAGLMETKVGKSLQTVGQWVAKVATWEVNVGKQKTKAAKSETDAGVVMIKSGGSVLTVKPASIKAQTGGASVQVTPGCVNINGGNLKILI